The following proteins come from a genomic window of Triticum aestivum cultivar Chinese Spring chromosome 6A, IWGSC CS RefSeq v2.1, whole genome shotgun sequence:
- the LOC123127691 gene encoding replication protein A 32 kDa subunit B, with translation MYNGGDHYDGNGGGAANANSLFSGGGFMPSQTTNTPEGSGGGITKTRGAQTLLPLTVKQIMDASQTNDDKSSFVVNGTEVSTVRLVGRMMNKAERITDVRFILDDGTGRIEVNRWANETSDNTEMGLVKDGDYVIVNGGLKAFQGKRHIVAYSVRLVTNYNDITHHFLYCIYVHLDLAKAKKSATQPQVTANASTWNQAPPPNNQAPTLSASGNAGGQELTDMVMNVFHDPVLVNLDHGVSIAQVASRLNISDAVARSTVAHLIDLGNLYPTIDDNHYKSTLNG, from the exons ATGTATAACGGGGGCGACCActacgacgggaacggcggcggcgcCGCCAACGCCAACAGCCTCTTCAGCGGCGGCGGGTTCATGCCCTCGCAGACCACCAACACCccggagggcagcggcggcggcatcaCCAAG ACTCGCGGCGCGCAGACGCTGCTCCCGCTCACCGTCAAGCAGATTATGGACGCGTCCCAGACCAACGACGACAAGTCCAGTTTCGTTGTCAATGGCACCGAGGTGTCCACG GTTAGGCTTGTAGGACGCATGATGAATAAGGCAGAGCGGATCACAGATGTACGATTCATTCTTGATGATGGTACAGGCAGGATAGAAGTGAATCGCTG GGCAAATGAGACATCGGACAATACAGAAATGGGTTTAGTCAA GGATGGTGACTATGTTATTGTCAATGGTGGACTGAAAGCCTTTCAAGGGAAGCGTCACATTGTTGCTTATTCCGTGCG GCTTGTAACCAACTACAATGATATAACACATCACTTTCTGTACTGCATTTATGTGCATTTGGATCTTGCCAAGGCTAAG AAATCTGCGACGCAGCCCCAAGTAACTGCTAATGCATCAACATGGAACCAAGCTCCACCCCCTAATAATCAG GCCCCAACACTATCTGCATCTGGGAATGCTGGTGGGCAAGAGTTAACTGATATGGTCATGAATGTTTTTCATGACCCAGTGCTTGT AAACCTGGACCATGGAGTTAGTATCGCACAGGTTGCAAGCCGTCTTAACATATCAGATGCAGTTGCCAG GTCGACTGTTGCACATCTTATTGATCTTGGCAACCTCTATCCAACTATCGATGACAACCATTACAAGTCTACACTGAATGGTTGA
- the LOC123127689 gene encoding probable metal-nicotianamine transporter YSL14 (The sequence of the model RefSeq protein was modified relative to this genomic sequence to represent the inferred CDS: added 73 bases not found in genome assembly) → MATRTTHGAAGDDEVAEAAGNTGPTLRHRHGHAGKGAGEAANGGASPEDASVEQVFADKAVPSWREQLTVRALVVSALLAVMFSVIVMKLNLTTGIIPSLNVSAGLLGFFFVRLWTNAFERMGLVGHPFTRQENTVIQTCVVSAYGIAFSGGFGSYLFGMSDTIAKQATEANDPWNIKEPHLGWMIGFLFLVSFIGIFALVPMRKIMIVDYKLTYPSGTATAYLINGFHTPEGAKLAKKQVKILGRYFMVSFFWGFFQWFFSGGDDCGFKNFPTLGLEAYKNRFYFDFSPTYIGVGMICPHIVNVSVMLGGIISWGIMWPLIGKKKGSWYPASLPESSLHGLQAYRVFISIALILGDGLYNFVKVLIRTIAGFISMVHKNSKAMLPVSDNGSPTAEAMSFDDERRTELFLKDQIPMAVAYGGYAVVASISIGTLPQIFPQLKWYYILVAYVVAPVLAFCNAYGSGLTDWSLASTYGKLAIFVFGAWAGLANGGVLVGLAACGVMMSIVSTASDLMQDFKTGYLTLASPKSMFISQVIGTSMGCVISPCVFWLFYKAFSDIGISGSEYPAPYAIVYRNMAILGVDGFNTLPENCLTLCYIFFAAAIVINLIRDLTPHKFSRFIPLPMAMAIPFYIGSYFAIDMFLGSFILFVWEKMNKAKADAYGPAVASGLICGDGIWTLPQSILALAKVNPPICMKFLTRGDNVKVDKFLGG, encoded by the exons CGCTCCGCCACCGCCACGGCCACGCGGGCAAGGGCGCGGGGGAGGCCGCCAATGGCGGCGCCAGCCCCGAGGACGCCTCGGTGGAGCAGGTGTTTGCGGACAAGGCGGTGCCGTCGTGGAGGGAGCAGCTCACGGTCCGGGCCTTGGTCGTCAGCGCGCTGCTCGCCGTCAtgttcagcgtcatcgtcatgaAGCTCAACCTCACCACGGGGATCATCCCCTCGCTCAACGTCTCCGCGGGGCTGCTCGGCTTCTTCTTCGTCCGCCTCTGGACCAACGCCTTCGAGCGGATGGGCCTCGTCGGCCACCCCTTCACCCGCCAGGAGAACACCGTCATCCAGACATGCGTCGTCTCCGCCTACGGCATCGCCTTCAGCG GTGGGTTTGGCAGTTATCTATTCGGAATGAGTGACACAATAGCTAAGCAAGCAACGGAGGCTAATGATCCTTGGAACATCAAGGAACCTCACCTTGGATGGATGATAGGCTTTCTTTTCCTCGTCAGCTTTATTGGGATTTTTGCACTTGTGCCCATGAGAAAA ATCATGATTGTCGACTACAAGTTGACCTATCCAAGTGGCACAGCAACTGCTTATCTCATCAATGGTTTTCACACACCTGAGGGCGCCAAGCTTGCAAA GAAGCAAGTGAAGATACTGGGCAGGTACTTTATGGTGAGCTTTTTCTGGGGCTTTTTCCAATGGTTCTTCAGTGGTGGCGATGACTGCGGTTTCAAGAACTTCCCAACATTAGGCCTTGAAGCTTACAAGAATAG GTTTTACTTTGATTTCTCTCCTACATATATTGGGGTTGGCATGATCTGCCCACACATCGTGAATGTGTCTGTTATGCTAGGAGGTATCATCTCGTGGGGTATAATGTGGCCCCTCATTGGCAAGAAAAAGGGGAGTTGGTACCCTGCTTCTCTCCCAGAATCTAGTCTTCATGGGCTGCAGGCTTACAGG GTCTTTATATCCATTGCTTTGATTCTTGGGGATGGATTGTATAACTTTGTCAAGGTGCTTATCCGCACAATTGCTGGCTTCATATCAATGGTTCATAAAAATTCAAAAGCCATGCTTCCTGTTTCAGACAATGGCAGCCCCACCGCTGAAGCTATGTCCTTTGATGATGAGCGTCGCACTGAACTATTCCTGAAAGATCAAATCCCCATGGCAGTTGCATATGGAGGCTATGCCGTAGTTGCTTCTATATCTATCGGCACTCTTCCTCAGATCTTCCCGCAGCTCAAGTGGTACTACATTTTAGTTGCCTATGTGGTAGCACCTGTGCTGGCCTTCTGCAATGCCTACGGAAGTGGGCTCACTGATTGGTCCCTTGCCTCCACCTATGGCAAGCTTGCTATCTTCGTCTTCGGTGCATGGGCTGGCCTTGCCAATGGCGGTGTGCTTGTAGGACTTGCCGCGTGTGGTGTGATGATGAGCATCGTGTCAACTGCCTCTGACCTGATGCAAGACTTCAAGACTGGTTACTTGACTTTGGCGTCACCAAAGTCCATGTTTATCAGCCAGGTGATAGGCACATCAATGGGCTGTGTCATTTCGCCCTGTGTCTTCTGGCTGTTCTACAAGGCCTTCAGCGACATCGGCATAAGCGGCAGCGAATACCCAGCGCCTTATGCCATTGTGTACCGAAACATGGCGATATTGGGTGTGGATGGCTTCAACACGCTTCCGGAGAACTGCCTGACTCTCTGCTACATCTTCTTTGCTGCAGCTATTGTCATCAACCTGATAAGAGACTTGACGCCGCACAAGTTTTCGAGGTTCATCCCGCTCCCTATGGCAATGGCCATACCTTTCTACATAGGATCATACTTTGCGATCGACATGTTCCTGGGCAGCTTCATACTCTTTGTTTGGGAGAAGATGAACAAGGCAAAAGCAGATGCCTACGGACCTGCTGTCGCTTCAGGGCTGATTTGCGGGGATGGGATCTGGACCCTGCCTCAGTCCATTCTTGCCCTTGCCAAGGTGAATCCTCCCATTTGCATGAAGTTCTTGACAAGAGGAGACAACGTCAAAGTGGACAAATTCCTTGGTGGCTAG